Proteins encoded within one genomic window of Candidatus Baltobacteraceae bacterium:
- a CDS encoding GAF domain-containing protein, with the protein MVRSAKLAVLALGIASIVLALYNVVTPGRNYLYLLGRLSGTPQVLLAVPNGGPAQAAGLRTGDVLDIAKTTLSQRIDIFAAAAKGTLSVPVVRAGNPRVVDVSIQEAWPSPSRFFDLALVVIEVVFGFIVMLRAGHLPLARMVVWLAVAEEIGTVGADFQAVGPTPVLAFTVGMVFQLFVQAATTMFALMAVAQLPAGMRRARVALLWLSPILGMLSTLDPVLFGSIISVFAPASPLAYVEVLNVGAVVTSLSLMVLVVAIALSSPVEHRARSMWFVSTIAFCWLLGAAIGSATPLWFGEQQWLIGLVYYFLLSCTLIGPIYATLRHRVVDLNLVISRSTAFAAISMLMLGGFIGVEWLAGKLADGILEEGLWRGVFTQAVSFSAAIFMGIYLRSFHAKIERWVNSVLFREQNRRLSLLESFGREADLVQTRSELLLATFEALRESLDTDEIAIFTNVGGNLILVHASNPSTPALLERSDRVVLQLCERHRPFVSEVKSLRGCTIVPLSVRRDLVGAIICGRKRDRTEYLPEETRILLYVAQHVATSYALLPPVLPGSASMSSGQALKPGTRPG; encoded by the coding sequence ATGGTGCGGTCCGCGAAACTTGCGGTTTTAGCCCTGGGCATTGCCTCTATCGTGCTGGCGTTATATAACGTCGTGACGCCGGGCCGGAATTATCTCTATTTGCTCGGGCGCCTCTCCGGGACGCCGCAGGTTCTTCTCGCCGTACCAAACGGCGGCCCCGCCCAAGCGGCAGGCTTGCGGACCGGCGACGTGCTGGACATCGCCAAGACGACCTTATCGCAGCGCATCGACATCTTCGCAGCTGCCGCCAAAGGCACCCTATCGGTTCCCGTCGTTCGCGCCGGAAATCCGCGCGTCGTCGACGTTTCGATTCAGGAGGCGTGGCCTTCGCCATCGCGCTTTTTCGACTTAGCGCTCGTCGTTATCGAAGTCGTTTTCGGCTTTATCGTTATGCTTAGAGCCGGACATCTGCCCCTCGCGCGTATGGTCGTGTGGCTAGCGGTCGCTGAGGAAATCGGCACGGTGGGAGCCGATTTTCAGGCGGTGGGACCGACGCCGGTCTTAGCCTTCACAGTGGGAATGGTTTTCCAACTGTTCGTGCAAGCGGCGACCACGATGTTCGCGTTGATGGCCGTCGCGCAGCTACCGGCGGGAATGCGGCGCGCGCGAGTAGCGCTTCTTTGGCTTTCGCCGATTCTCGGCATGTTGTCCACGCTCGATCCCGTCTTGTTCGGCAGCATCATAAGCGTCTTCGCTCCGGCATCCCCCTTAGCGTACGTCGAGGTGCTAAACGTTGGTGCCGTGGTCACGAGCCTCAGCTTGATGGTGCTCGTCGTGGCGATCGCGCTGAGCAGCCCGGTAGAACATCGCGCGCGGTCGATGTGGTTCGTATCGACTATTGCCTTCTGCTGGCTTTTGGGTGCCGCGATCGGCTCGGCTACTCCGCTCTGGTTCGGCGAACAGCAATGGCTTATCGGGCTCGTCTATTATTTTCTCCTCAGTTGCACGCTCATCGGTCCGATCTACGCGACCCTACGTCATCGCGTCGTCGATCTCAACCTCGTTATTTCGCGATCGACCGCGTTTGCCGCAATTTCTATGTTGATGCTGGGTGGCTTTATCGGGGTCGAATGGTTGGCGGGAAAACTCGCAGACGGCATTCTCGAGGAAGGTTTGTGGCGCGGCGTTTTTACCCAGGCGGTCAGCTTCTCCGCGGCGATCTTCATGGGCATCTACTTACGGAGCTTTCACGCCAAGATCGAACGCTGGGTAAACTCCGTGCTGTTTCGCGAGCAGAATCGCAGGCTATCGCTACTCGAGAGTTTCGGGCGTGAAGCCGATTTAGTTCAGACGAGATCGGAGCTGTTGCTCGCGACGTTCGAAGCGCTTCGGGAGTCGCTCGATACCGACGAGATCGCGATCTTCACGAACGTGGGCGGTAATTTGATTCTCGTGCATGCATCGAATCCGAGCACCCCAGCCTTGCTCGAGCGCAGCGATCGCGTCGTCTTGCAATTGTGCGAGCGCCACCGTCCATTCGTCAGCGAGGTTAAGTCACTTCGCGGCTGTACGATCGTCCCGCTTTCGGTGCGCCGCGACCTGGTGGGCGCCATCATATGCGGTCGCAAACGCGATCGTACGGAGTATCTTCCGGAAGAAACGCGCATACTACTCTACGTGGCACAGCACGTCGCGACGTCATACGCGCTGCTTCCTCCCGTTTTACCTGGGAGCGCAAGCATGTCGTCGGGACAAGCGCTAAAGCCCGGGACCCGTCCGGGCTAA
- a CDS encoding DUF4760 domain-containing protein — MRFSEGFMSLALINTFATLGTFIVIAATAGAAIVQLRHARSSNQIAAINELEEVRAEPDFVSAEQFVMQDLPVRLQDPPFRHQIAVGDKKRDEIRDLKSKINKVGNHFEIMGILAKAGLVDKRLVLEMWCDVILSVWNKLAPVTAIERRTMGDGLLENFEYLAVLAQDWMAAHPNGAYPTDVRRIGLKDDWLEADKEYAASLAQS, encoded by the coding sequence GTGCGCTTTTCGGAGGGATTTATGTCTTTGGCGCTCATCAATACATTTGCCACGCTCGGTACGTTCATCGTTATTGCGGCAACCGCCGGCGCCGCCATTGTTCAACTCCGCCACGCTCGCAGCAGCAACCAAATTGCTGCTATCAATGAGCTTGAAGAAGTGAGAGCTGAGCCGGACTTCGTAAGTGCCGAGCAATTTGTGATGCAAGACCTGCCTGTACGGCTACAAGATCCGCCGTTTCGGCATCAAATCGCGGTGGGCGACAAGAAAAGGGACGAGATACGCGATCTCAAGTCAAAGATAAATAAGGTCGGGAACCACTTCGAAATCATGGGAATTCTTGCCAAGGCGGGACTCGTCGATAAGAGACTCGTTTTAGAAATGTGGTGCGACGTCATTCTCTCTGTTTGGAACAAGCTCGCGCCGGTTACTGCTATAGAGCGCCGCACAATGGGTGACGGGCTTCTCGAGAACTTCGAATATCTCGCGGTTTTAGCACAGGACTGGATGGCGGCGCATCCCAACGGCGCCTATCCAACGGACGTACGGCGCATTGGCCTCAAAGATGATTGGCTCGAAGCCGACAAGGAATACGCCGCCTCGCTCGCACAGAGTTGA